In Helianthus annuus cultivar XRQ/B chromosome 8, HanXRQr2.0-SUNRISE, whole genome shotgun sequence, a single genomic region encodes these proteins:
- the LOC118480911 gene encoding uncharacterized protein LOC118480911 produces the protein MAFVKASTCPIVGNNQSGSSFWKKTTDRFNTIMEHGPARDVESVSGKWRKMIKVVNAFNQIYNQIYLSPPSGSNDDDILNLATAKWDSQNPTLFPHFRAWNVVRKEQKWKPVPNEVATAKHTKTSESGSYSAGGSTARCQIDINDDPEDDEDVLPVHESERPPGRDKAKKEAAGKRKVAGSSGVAARVEVGARRHRDVESLKVEVDQLRATELIHQSYGEGHFDETDVPTLCEIYRSPRVPLEDASEMLSEIAKKYARKCSNVCDQHSDLIGDYTEEEEEGKKEVEPAANDPVHPTEEDGKNEIEVAAQATAIIDALVLEVTKEHGQGSDSTESDDTEEDK, from the exons ATGGCGTTTGTTAAGGCCTCTACTTGCCCGATAGTCG gaaacaaccaatcgGGTAGTAGTTTTTGGAAGAAGACAACGGATAGATTTAACACGATTATGGAGCATGGTCCGGCTCGTGATGTCGAATCCGTCTCGGGCAAGTGGCGAAAAATGATCAAGGTCGTCAACGCCTTTAACCAAATTTATAACCAAATTTACCTTTCTCCTCCAAGCGGGAGTAACGACGATGACATTCTTAACCTTGCTACCGCCAAGTGGGACTCTCAAAATCCAACGCTTTTCCCGCACTTCCGAGCATGGAACGTTGTAAGGAAAGAACAAAAATGGAAGCCGGTTCCAAATGAGGTCGCAACGGCCAAACACACTAAAACTTCCGAGTCCGGAAGTTATAGTGCGGGAGGCTCCACCGCTCGATGTCAAATCGACATAAACGACGACCCGGAAGATGACGAGGATGTGTTGCCCGTTCACGAGTCGGAACGTCCCCCCGGGAGGGACAAAGCAAAAAAAGAAGCGGCCGGAAAGCGAAAAGTGGCCGGCTCGAGTGGAGTGGCGGCTCGAGTGGAGGTAGGGGCGAGAAGGCATC GTGATGTTGAAAGTTTAAAGGTGGAAGTGGATCAGCTTAG GGCTACGGAGTTGATTCATCAAAGCTATGGTGAAGGGCACTTTGATGAAACCGATGTCCCAACTCTATG TGAAATTTACCGAAGTCCTCGAGTGCCTTTGGAGGATGCTTCAGAGATGTTGAGCGAAATTGCAAAAAAATATGCGAGAAAATGCAGCAATGTTTGTGATCAACATAGTGATCTTATTGGTGATTAC actgaagaagaagaagaaggtaaGAAGGAGGTAGAACCTGCTGCCAATGATCCCGTGCATCCGACTGAAGAAGACGGTAAGAATGAGATAGAAGTTGCTGCTCAGGCCACTGCAATCATTGATGCTCTTGTGCTTGAGGTGACTAAAGAACATGGTCAAGGTAGTGAttcgactgaatctgatgataccgAGGAGGATAAATAA